The sequence GGAGCCGGTGGAGATCGGCGTGGTGGCGGAGCATGCGCAGATCTCGCGCCGGCAGCTGGAGCGGCTGTTCCAGCGCTATGCCGGCACTTCGCCGGTGCAGTTCTATATCGAGCTGCGGGTGGGCCGGGCGCTGGCGTTGCTGAATGAGACCAATATGACGGTGGCAGAGATTTCTGCCGCCACCGGGTTCAGCAGCGCCACCCAGCTGTCGATCCGCTTCAAAAAGCGCTACGGCCAGTCGCCCGCGTCCTTCCGCAAGAGCTGGGCAGAGAAAGCGGCCAGGGAGTAATCCCGGCGGCGGGCTATTTCTCCTCGCAGGCGAGCGCCGCGCTGAGCTCCGAGATCTTCTCAAGCCGGGCTGAGATCCGGTCCTGGAACTGGCCCAGCTCGTCGATGATCGAGTTCAGCGATTCCCCCACGTGGCCCAGCCGCGCGCATTCGATTTTGCACAGCACCCGGGTGGTGGTCAGCGCCATGAAGTGCCGGTGCAGGGTCAGGCAGGCCTTTTGAATGCGGCCGGCCTCGAACCGGACGTCCTGCAGGCTGGCCCGGGCCTTGGTGAACTGGGTTTGCGTCAGCTCCGACAGGATGGCCTGCTCGCGGGCGATGTCGGTGGCGGCACTGCCGTCTTCCTGATCCAGCTGATGGCCGCATTCGGTAAGAATGCGCGCCAGGCCTTCGACAAAGATCGCTGCCGTCACGGTGCCCCTGATGGCCCGGAAATTGCTGTTCTTGCCCCAGACATGGGCCTCGAACCAGCTCGACATCTCGCGCGACATGGAACTGTAGTTCTGGGACAGAACGGTGACCGGCCCGCCCGCGGGTTCGATCCGCGAGGCGATCACCCGCAGGTTATGGGGGATGGTGCGCATGGATTCGAACTCCTGCACCAGCGCCTCAGTCTCCTGCACCAGCTGTTCGGCGGTGGAGAACATGGCGCGGCGTTCCGCCAGCCGCGCCTCTGCCGGGCGCTGCA is a genomic window of Leisingera caerulea DSM 24564 containing:
- a CDS encoding PAS domain-containing protein; amino-acid sequence: MSFEDRTLTAQTTGKEAHFALDEVFFSRTDDRGVIRAGNAVFSRVAKYPLEELLGAPHKIIRHPDMPRAVFQLLWDTIKGGGTVGAYVKNRASDGSFYWVFAIVTPCDGGYLSARIKPTSPLLRTVEKEYSRLRQAEQAEGLSPEDSAARLLDRLRELGFATYSDFAGHALAEELLARDAGLQRPAEARLAERRAMFSTAEQLVQETEALVQEFESMRTIPHNLRVIASRIEPAGGPVTVLSQNYSSMSREMSSWFEAHVWGKNSNFRAIRGTVTAAIFVEGLARILTECGHQLDQEDGSAATDIAREQAILSELTQTQFTKARASLQDVRFEAGRIQKACLTLHRHFMALTTTRVLCKIECARLGHVGESLNSIIDELGQFQDRISARLEKISELSAALACEEK